The stretch of DNA AGAAATCCCACACAGCGCATTGGGTGTTTGCCGCAACAGTGGTTATAATTTCGGCTGCAATCTTGGGCGAAGGAGTGGTTTTCCTCCCTTTTGCCATAAAATCGCCCGGAGTGGTCAATACCAATGTGGCAAACGGTGCTGCAATTCTAACCTTTTCAATGAGTTTTTCGAGGTTGACTTTAAGATCCTGAGGCGAAAAGGCGGTGCTGTAGGCATCGTTGGTTCCTAGCGAAATAATAACGTGTGTGGGGTTAATGCTCTTTATCTGGGTTGCAAGGTTGTCGCACCGTAGGAACGATGTGGTAGATGCACCGTTTAGCCCTACTACGTTGTAGGCAAAGGCACTTTGCATATCTTCCAGTAAGAGTCCGTGGACCCTAAATTCTCCATCCGTCCGTCCCGCTAGGGACATGGTAATTGAATCTGCTTTGGTGTCTAAAATGAAATCAATAAAATCGGAATCCTTGTTGTCGAAGGTTTTTATTACCGTGAAGTTACCCGCTATTCTAGGTTTTATTCCGGAAGTGGAGGTGTATAAAATTCGCACTCGGTTGAATCGGCTTTTTTCATTCTTCAGCTTAAAGGATATGGTGGCAGTCCTATCGGCTGTCTTGAGCACAATTCCGTTTATACCAAAAGCGTCCATAGCGAGCACGTCAGTACTTTTTAATGTCGTCCAACTACCGGTGGAGGTCGACTTATAATCGAGCGGGTTATTGGTTGCCGCTACGCTGAACGGAAAAACGAAGCCTCGCTGAGGCATAGTGTCTCTGAGGTATTCGCGCAGCAAGCGACGAACCTCTCCGGTAAACAAGTCGGCTTGGATATGGGAGTCGCCAATATGTAAAATTCTTACCTCTTGCTTGTTTGTTGCTTCCGATGCGTCTGGGGCGGCAATTACTGCTGCATTAGTTTTGGTCATTGTAGAAGTGGCGGTTTCGTTGGGCATTTCGATGCCCACAAACAAGCGTAATAGGAGTATGAAAAGGGTGCTATTGACCATCTGGCAGGGTGTTTTTCGAGGCGAGGAACTCTTGGTAGTCTTTCATTAGGGCTTTGTAGAAGATGTCCCCAATGAGGTTGGCTCCTTTTATTGTAAAGTGAATGTAGTCCTTGTTGGCAAGGGGCGGCTGGGCCGAGACCCAGGCAGGCATAGAGTTTTTTCCGCCCATGGCCTTGTAGCAATCCCAAAAGGCACATCCGGCACGGAACGCCGCCCTTTTCTGTGCATCGCGAATAGGTTCAATATTATTGTGCGAGACCATTCGTCCATTCTCGTTTTTGGAGATGTCCGAGACACCAATGAGCATCACCGATGCCTTGGGTGCAGCCTTTCGAATATACATCAGCTGCCGGTATAGCGCCTCTTCGTAGTATCCGTAGCTGCGCGCATGGGTGGGAACCACGTTAACGCCAAACTCGAGAAGAATAAGGCGGGCATTCAGCATTTGGTAGGAGTTGGAGAGTACCGAAAAGTTTTCCCGCGTAAATTCAAGCCCGGAACTTCCTCTGATTGGGATATTGTCCACCGCCACTCCGTAGCTGTTGTCGAAGCCGAGTCCAAAGATCAATGGGCTTTGGTCGGCCTGCATCTTAATGCTTATGCTTTTTGCCGATGCAGGTATGGTTACTGTTGTAAGCAATGGCTTTGATGAAGGGGAAACGATATCGGCATAGAGTGTTGCCTCGTCGCACTTAATTTGGAGAAGG from Williamwhitmania taraxaci encodes:
- a CDS encoding GDSL-type esterase/lipase family protein → MVNSTLFILLLRLFVGIEMPNETATSTMTKTNAAVIAAPDASEATNKQEVRILHIGDSHIQADLFTGEVRRLLREYLRDTMPQRGFVFPFSVAATNNPLDYKSTSTGSWTTLKSTDVLAMDAFGINGIVLKTADRTATISFKLKNEKSRFNRVRILYTSTSGIKPRIAGNFTVIKTFDNKDSDFIDFILDTKADSITMSLAGRTDGEFRVHGLLLEDMQSAFAYNVVGLNGASTTSFLRCDNLATQIKSINPTHVIISLGTNDAYSTAFSPQDLKVNLEKLIEKVRIAAPFATLVLTTPGDFMAKGRKTTPSPKIAAEIITTVAANTQCAVWDFFNQMGGEGSIEGWYHRGLASPDRLHLSKEGYKVQGRMFFEWLTAVNS